From Vigna unguiculata cultivar IT97K-499-35 chromosome 5, ASM411807v1, whole genome shotgun sequence, the proteins below share one genomic window:
- the LOC114184833 gene encoding coatomer subunit beta'-2-like, which produces MPLRLEIKRKLAQRSERVKCVDLHPTEPWILASLYSGTVCIWNYQSQTMAKSFEVTELPVRSAKFIARRQWVVAGADDMFIRVYNYNTMDKVKVFEAHTDYIRCVAVHPTLPYVLSSSDDMLIKLWDWEKGWVCTQIFEGHSHYVMQVTFNPKDTNTFASASLDRTIKIWNLGSPDPNFTLDAHQKGVNCVDYFTGGDKPYLITGSDDHTAKVWDYQTKGCVQTLEGHTHNVSAVCFHPELPIIITGSEDGTVRIWHSTTYRLENTLNYGLERVWAVGYLKGSRRVVIGYDEGTIMVKLGREVPVASMDNSGKIIWAKHNEIQTVNIKSVGADVEIADGERLPLAVKELGTCDLYPQNLKHNPNGRFVVVCGDGEYIIYTALAWRNRSFGSALEFVWSFEGEYAVRESTSKIKIFSKNFQEKRSVRPTFSAERIFGGALLAMCSNDFICFYDWAECRLIYRIDVNVKNLYWADSGDLVTIASDTSFYILKYNRDVVMSHLDSGRPVDEEGVEDAFELLHETNERVRTGIWVGDCFIYNNSSWRLNYCVGGEVTTMFHLDRPMYLLGYLANQSRVYLIDKEFNVMGYTLLLSLIEYKTLVMRGDLERANEILPSIPKEHHNSVAHFLESRGMIEDALEVATDPDYRFDLAIHLGKLDVAKSIAIELQSEPKWKQLGELAMSTGKLEMAEECLQHAMDLSGLLLLYSSLGDAEGISKLASLAKKQGKNNVAFLCLFMLGKLEDCLQLLVESNRIPEAALMARSYLPSKVSEIVAIWRKDLTKVNSKAAESLADPEEYPNLFEDWQVALGVESKAAETRNVYPPADQYVNHADKSHITLVEAFRNMQIEEEHLENGLTEQNGEEQDTEEQNGEEGSQEEAVVVDADSTDGAVLVNGNEAEEDWVLAHH; this is translated from the exons ATG CCTCTCAGACTCGAAATCAAG CGAAAGCTTGCGCAAAGATCAGAAAGAGTAAAATGTGTGGATCTACATCCAACAGAACCATG GATTCTGGCGAGTTTATACTCTGGAACTGTCTGTATCTGGAACTACCAATCTCAG ACCATGGCCAAATCTTTTGAGGTTACTGAGTTACCAG TTAGATCCGCCAAGTTTATTGCACGCAGACAGTGGGTTGTTGCCGGAGCAGATGATATGTTTATTCgtgtatataattataacacGATGGATAAGGTCAAAGTATTTGAAGCACATACTGATTACATTAGGTGTGTGGCAGTTCATCCCACCCTTCCTTATGTGCTTTCATCATCTGATGATATGCTCATAAAACTCTGGGATTGGGAAAAAGGCTGGGTCTGTACccaaatatttgaagggcatTCTCATTATGTCATGCAAGTCACATTTAATCCCAAAGACACAAACACCTTTGCCAGTGCATCTCTTGATCGGACCATAAAG aTTTGGAATCTTGGCTCACCTGACCCTAATTTTACATTGGATGCGCATCAGAAAGGAGTGAATTGTGTTGATTATTTTACAGGTGGTGACAAACCATATCTAATCACTGGTTCTGATGATCACACTGCCAag GTATGGGATTATCAGACCAAAGGTTGTGTCCAGACCCTAGAAGGCCACACACACAATGTATCTGCTGTATGCTTCCATCCTGAACTTCCTATAATCATTACTGGTTCTGAAGATGGCACAGTACGCATATGGCACTCCACAACTTATAG GCTGGAAAACACATTGAACTATGGCCTTGAAAGAGTCTGGGCTGTTGGATACTTGAAGGGTTCACGTCG AGTTGTGATTGGCTATGATGAAGGAACAATTATGGTCAAACTTGGTCGAGAGGTACCTGTGGCTAGCATGGACAACAGCGGGAAAATTATTTGGGCTAAGCATAATGAAATTCAGACTGTCAATATCAAAAGTGTAGGAGCAGATGTTGAG ATTGCTGATGGAGAAAGGTTACCTTTAGCTGTTAAGGAGTTGGGCACATGTGATCTCTATCCCCAA AATTTAAAGCACAATCCAAATGGGAGGTTTGTTGTTGTATGTGGAGATGGTGAGTATATTATATACACTGCATTGGCATGGAGAAATAGGTCATTTGGTTCAGCACTGGAATTTGTTTGGTCTTTTGAGGGAGAATATGCTGTCAGAGAAAGTACATCAAAGATTAAAATCTTTAGCAAAAATTTCCAG GAAAAGAGGAGTGTCCGACCAACATTTTCAGCTGAAAGAATATTTGGTGGTGCTTTATTGGCAATGTGCTCCAACGACTTCATCTGCTTTTATGATTGGGCTGAATGCAGGTTGATCTATCGCATTGATGTCAATGTGAAA AACCTCTACTGGGCTGACAGTGGTGATCTAGTAACGATTGCTAGTGATACATCATTCTACATTCTGAAGTACAAT CGTGATGTAGTTATGTCACATTTAGACAGTGGAAGACCGGTAGATGAGGAAGGTGTTGAAGATGCTTTTGAACTCTTACATGAAACGAATGAGCGTGTTAGGACAGGCATCTGGGTTGGGGATTGCTTTATCTACAACAATTCCTCTTGGAGACTTAACTACTGCGTTGGTGGTGAG GTTACTACAATGTTTCATTTGGATCGCCCTATGTACTTGTTGGGATATCTTGCAAATCAAAGTCGTGTTTATTTGATTGACAAAGAGTTTAA TGTTATGGGATATACACTGCTTTTAAGCTTGATTGAGTACAAGACACTTGTGATGCGTGGTGATTTGGAAAGAGCCAATGAAATTCTACCATCAATACCTAAAGAGCATCATAACAG TGTGGCTCACTTTCTGGAATCACGAGGGATGATAGAAGATGCTCTTGAAGTAGCCACTGACCCTGACTACAGATTTGATCTAGCAATACATCTTGGAAAACTAGATGTTGCAAAG AGTATTGCAATAGAATTGCAGAGTGAGCCTAAGTGGAAGCAGTTGGGAGAATTAGCTATGTCTACTGGAAAG TTAGAAATGGCTGAGGAATGTTTGCAGCATGCAATGGATTTGAGTGGTTTGTTACTCCTATATTCTTCTTTAGGAGATGCTGAAGGAATATCGAAACTTGCATCCCTTGCTAAGAAACAAGGGAAGAACAATGTTGCATTCCTATGCTTATTTATGTTGGGTAAATTAGAAGACTGCCTTCAACTATTGGTAGAAAG CAATCGAATTCCAGAGGCAGCTTTAATGGCTAGATCTTATCTTCCGAGCAAGGTATCAGAGATAGTGGCAATTTGGAGAAAAGATCTCACCAAG GTTAATTCAAAGGCTGCTGAATCATTGGCTGATCCTGAAGAATATCCAAATTTGTTTGAAGACTGGCAAGTTGCACTTGGTGTTGAATCTAAAGCTGCAGAAACAAG gAATGTGTACCCTCCTGCAGACCAGTACGTCAACCATGCTGACAAATCACACATTACCCTTGTTGAAGCTTTCAGAAACATGCAGATTGAAGAGGAACATCTAGAAAACGGG TTGACTGAACAAAATGGAGAAGAGCAGGACACAGAGGAACAAAATGGAGAGGAAGGAAGCCAAGAGGAGGCAGTTGTAGTAGATGCAGATTCTACAGATGGTGCAGTACTCGTTAATGGTAACGAGGCTGAAGAAGACTGGG TGCTTGCCCATCACTAG
- the LOC114183196 gene encoding probable sulfate transporter 3.4 → MGVNSNRVEHFDNREATTLRIQTQTPLEIHAVQLPPQRTTLHKLRHRVSEIFFPDDPLHRFKNQTSFRKFILALQYLFPIFQWAPNYNLTLLRSDLISGLTIASLAIPQGISYAKLANLPPIIGLYSSFVPPLIYSLLGSSKHLGVGPVSIASLVMGSMLSEKVSYSQDPSLYLGLAFTATFFAGVFQASLGILRLGFVIDFLSKATLVGFTGGAAIIVSLQQLKGLLGIVHFTSKMQIVPVMVSVFKQRHEWSWQTILLGFGFLAFLMTTRHISLRKPKLFWVSAAAPLTSVIMSTILVFLLRDKTHQISIIGHLPKGVNPPSSNMLYFSGPYLALAIKTGIITGILSLTEGIAVGRTFASLKNYQVDGNKEMMAIGLMNVAGSCSSCYVTTGSFSRSAVNYNAGAQTTVSNIIMAAAVLVTLLFLMPLFYYTPNVVLAAIIITAVIGLLDYQSAYKLWKVDKLDFLACLCSFFGVLFISVPLGLAIAVVISVIKILLHVTRPNTLVLGNIQGTQIFHNINQYKEASRVPSFLILAVESPIYFANSTYLQERILRWVREEEEHIKANDGAALKCMILDMTAVTAIDTSGLETLSELKKTLEKRSLQLVLANPVGNVAEKLHKSKVLESFGLKGVYLTVGEAVTDISSIWKAQP, encoded by the exons ATGGGTGTGAACTCGAACAGAGTGGAACACTTTGATAACCGCGAAGCCACCACCCTCAGAATCCAAACCCAGACACCGTTGGAAATCCATGCAGTGCAATTACCACCGCAACGAACCACACTGCACAAACTCCGACACAGAGTCTCCGAAATCTTCTTCCCCGACGACCCTCTCCACCGCTTCAAGAACCAAACCTCTTTCAGAAAGTTTATCCTCGCACTTCAGTATCTCTTCCCCATTTTCCAGTGGGCCCCGAACTACAACCTCACCCTCCTCCGCTCCGATCTCATCTCCGGCCTCACCATTGCCAGCCTCGCCATTCCTCAG GGGATCAGTTATGCCAAGCTTGCAAACTTGCCACCCATTATTGGACTAT ACTCAAGCTTTGTGCCTCCATTGATATACTCGCTGCTAGGAAGTTCTAAACATCTCGGAGTGGGACCTGTTTCGATCGCGTCTTTGGTTATGGGATCAATGTTAAGCGAGAAAGTTTCTTACTCACAAGACCCTTCTCTGTATCTTGGACTGGCTTTCACTGCCACTTTCTTCGCTGGTGTGTTCCAAGCTTCTCTGGGTATACTCAG GTTAGGGTTCGTGATTGATTTTCTGTCGAAGGCGACACTGGTTGGATTCACAGGCGGTGCTGCAATTATCGTGTCACTGCAGCAGTTGAAAGGTTTACTTGGAATAGTGCACTTTACCAGCAAGATGCAAATAGTTCCTGTCATGGTCTCTGTTTTCAAACAAAGACATGAG TGGTCATGGCAAACCATTCTTTTGGGATTCGGTTTCTTGGCATTCCTGATGACCACAAGGCACATT AGCTTGAGGAAACCAAAACTCTTCTGGGTTTCAGCCGCTGCACCATTGACATCAGTTATTATGTCAACCATTTTAGTCTTTCTTCTGAGAGATAAGACTCATCAGATTTCAATT ATTGGACACTTACCAAAGGGAGTTAATCCACCTTCATCAAACATGTTATACTTCAGTGGTCCTTACTTGGCTCTTGCTATCAAAACTGGCATTATCACTGGGATCTTATCTCTAACT GAAGGAATTGCAGTAGGTAGAACATTTGCATCACTTAAGAACTACCAGGTGGATGGAAACAAAGAAATGATGGCTATTGGTCTAATGAATGTGGCTGGCTCTTGTTCTTCATGTTATGTCACAACAG GATCTTTTTCTAGATCCGCTGTTAACTACAATGCCGGAGCACAGACAACAGTTTCAAATATAATCATGGCTGCAGCTGTTCTAGTTACCCTTCTGTTTCTCATGCCTCTGTTCTACTATACACCAAATGTTGTCTTAGCCGCCATTATCATCACTGCTGTGATTGGACTATTAGATTATCAATCTGcgtataaactgtggaaggttGACAAACTTGATTTCTTGGCATGTCTGTGCTCCTTTTTCGGAGTTCTGTTCATTTCAGTCCCTCTAGGCCTTGCTATAGCA GTTGTCATATCAGTCATCAAGATCCTGCTTCATGTCACTCGACCAAACACTTTGGTTCTGGGGAATATACAAGGAACTCAAATATTCCACAACATAAACCAATACAAAGAAGCTTCTAGAGTCCCTTCATTCCTCATTTTGGCTGTTGAGTCTCCAATCTATTTCGCTAACTCAACTTATCTTCAAGAAAG GATACTGAGGTGGGTTCGAGAAGAGGAAGAACATATAAAAGCTAATGATGGAGCTGCATTGAAGTGCATGATTTTAGACATGACAG CTGTCACAGCCATAGACACAAGTGGGCTTGAGACTTTAAGTGAACTTAAAAAGACGCTGGAAAAGAGATCACTTCAG CTTGTGTTGGCAAATCCTGTTGGAAATGTGGCGGAAAAATTGCACAAGTCAAAAGTTTTGGAATCCTTTGGATTAAAAGGAGTCTATCTCACAGTGGGAGAAGCTGTAACTGACATTTCATCGATCTGGAAAGCTCAACCTTGA